From the Leptolyngbya sp. O-77 genome, one window contains:
- a CDS encoding Photosystem I reaction center subunit III: MRKLFAQLFALVLAVSLWGGFAAPASAYNLTPCADSPAFQARAAKAVTAQAKARFQSYSSVLCGEDGLPHLIVDGSLSHAGEFLIPSILFLYIAGWIGWVGRAYVISVRGDKEPEMAEIIIDVPRAVKFMTTGLLWPLAAVQEFTTGKLTAPDNEITVSPR, encoded by the coding sequence ATGCGCAAGTTGTTTGCTCAGCTATTTGCCCTCGTATTGGCGGTTTCCTTGTGGGGAGGATTTGCTGCCCCCGCCTCCGCCTATAACCTGACCCCCTGCGCCGATTCGCCAGCGTTTCAGGCGCGGGCTGCCAAGGCTGTTACTGCCCAAGCCAAAGCCCGGTTCCAGTCCTATTCCTCCGTGCTGTGCGGCGAAGATGGTCTGCCTCATCTCATCGTAGACGGCAGCCTTTCCCATGCGGGCGAGTTTCTCATTCCTAGCATTTTGTTTCTCTATATTGCCGGGTGGATTGGCTGGGTCGGTCGCGCCTACGTGATTTCGGTGCGTGGCGACAAAGAGCCTGAAATGGCCGAGATTATCATCGACGTGCCCCGTGCTGTGAAATTCATGACGACCGGGCTGCTGTGGCCGCTAGCTGCGGTGCAGGAGTTTACCACGGGTAAGCTGACTGCCCCCGACAACGAAATCACGGTGTCCCCTCGCTAG
- a CDS encoding HD domain-containing protein produces MEFSGFDFDLAPTRLAQQIQFVLEIDKLKGVLRQTLLTDASRRENSAEHSWHLALMAIALAEYAPAPIDLSRVVQMVLLHDLVEIDAGDTFAFDMQANQDKANREQAAADRLFGLLPPDLGQTLRSCWEEFEAAKTRDAQFAHALDRLQPFLHNLQTEGGTWKQHGVTRDRVLWRMQAVQQGAPALWPLVEGLIQQAVSAGYLLPGTDNQP; encoded by the coding sequence ATGGAATTTTCGGGTTTTGATTTTGACCTTGCGCCGACTCGTCTCGCCCAGCAGATCCAGTTTGTTCTGGAAATCGACAAGTTGAAAGGCGTGCTGCGCCAGACCTTGCTGACCGATGCCTCGCGCCGAGAAAACAGCGCCGAACATTCGTGGCATCTAGCCCTGATGGCGATCGCCCTGGCAGAATATGCGCCCGCCCCCATCGACCTGTCGCGGGTGGTGCAGATGGTGCTGCTGCACGACCTGGTAGAAATCGACGCGGGCGACACCTTCGCGTTTGACATGCAGGCTAATCAGGACAAAGCCAATCGAGAGCAAGCCGCCGCCGACCGCCTGTTTGGGCTGCTGCCGCCCGACCTGGGACAAACTCTCCGTAGCTGCTGGGAAGAATTTGAAGCAGCGAAGACACGGGATGCCCAGTTTGCCCACGCCCTCGATCGGCTCCAGCCGTTTTTGCACAATTTGCAAACCGAGGGCGGCACTTGGAAGCAGCATGGCGTGACGCGCGATCGCGTTTTGTGGCGGATGCAGGCGGTGCAGCAAGGCGCTCCCGCGCTCTGGCCCCTGGTAGAAGGCTTGATTCAGCAGGCGGTTTCGGCGGGATACTTGTTACCAGGAACCGATAACCAGCCCTAG
- a CDS encoding site-specific integrase, with translation MPSLDDRILQTNQRLKAAKMGLQVERRGDKLSLRGTLPPRPGSHRLNPHQQRISLNLPATHDGLKQAETEAKIIAAQLLQNCFDWHNYLPVKGGGRLSQMDLSEKLAAFQQAFWTRQEGAANPASVRTTWEKAYAPYLKKLEAIAQARPNLSLAEAIYATVQSTKPNTRSRQICCTALGALADFLHIELPINLKTYWGNYGNSKTQLRQLPTEADILAAYEQIPNPAWRFVFGIMATYGLRNHEVFFCDYDALRTGDSSAVIEVQDQTKTGAHQVWPFPVEWVDRFQLRQVILPPIGTDLRQTTLQRIGQQVATQFRRYDLPFSPYDLRHAWAVRTIHVGLPDTVAARMMGHSVAVHTRTYHRWITRRDQQMAVDAALRRSEVWGDEKADQPSLG, from the coding sequence ATGCCCAGCCTCGACGATCGCATCCTGCAAACCAACCAGCGCCTCAAAGCTGCGAAAATGGGGCTGCAAGTTGAGCGGCGGGGCGACAAGCTGAGCCTGCGGGGGACGCTGCCGCCACGACCGGGCAGCCATCGGCTGAATCCGCACCAGCAGCGCATCAGCCTGAACCTTCCCGCCACCCATGATGGACTGAAGCAAGCGGAAACCGAAGCCAAAATTATCGCCGCCCAGCTTTTGCAAAACTGCTTCGATTGGCATAACTATCTACCCGTCAAAGGCGGTGGGCGACTGAGCCAGATGGATTTGTCCGAAAAGCTGGCGGCATTTCAGCAGGCGTTTTGGACGCGGCAAGAGGGCGCAGCAAATCCCGCTTCGGTGCGGACGACGTGGGAGAAGGCTTACGCGCCGTATTTGAAGAAGCTGGAGGCGATCGCCCAAGCTCGCCCCAACCTCAGCCTCGCCGAAGCCATCTACGCCACCGTGCAATCGACCAAACCCAACACCCGCAGCCGCCAAATCTGCTGCACCGCCCTCGGCGCATTGGCAGACTTTCTGCACATCGAGCTACCCATCAACCTAAAAACCTACTGGGGCAACTACGGCAACAGCAAAACCCAACTGCGCCAGTTGCCGACCGAAGCCGACATCCTCGCCGCCTACGAGCAAATTCCTAACCCCGCCTGGCGCTTTGTGTTTGGCATTATGGCAACCTACGGACTGCGAAACCATGAGGTGTTTTTTTGCGATTACGACGCGCTACGAACAGGCGACTCCAGCGCCGTGATCGAGGTGCAAGACCAGACAAAGACGGGCGCACATCAAGTCTGGCCCTTCCCGGTGGAATGGGTCGATCGGTTCCAACTGCGCCAGGTGATACTGCCGCCGATCGGCACCGATCTGCGCCAGACCACGCTCCAGCGCATCGGGCAGCAGGTCGCCACTCAGTTTCGCCGCTATGACCTGCCCTTCTCGCCCTACGATTTGCGCCACGCCTGGGCCGTGCGAACCATCCATGTGGGGCTACCCGACACCGTCGCCGCCCGCATGATGGGTCACTCCGTCGCCGTTCACACGCGCACCTATCACCGCTGGATCACCCGGCGCGACCAGCAGATGGCGGTGGATGCGGCCTTGCGACGAAGCGAGGTTTGGGGCGATGAAAAGGCGGATCAGCCTAGCTTAGGTTAG
- the hemH gene encoding ferrochelatase: MGRVGVLLLNLGGPDQLEDVRPFLYNLFSDPEIIRLPFPWLQKPLAWLIANSRTRKSQENYRQIGGGSPLRRITEEQGQALQAELQQKGQEAQVYIGMRYWYPFTEEAIARIKRDGIDRLVILPLYPQFSISTSGSSFRLLEKIWSEDPTLRRIDHTVIPSWYKRPGYLRAMADLIAQQLDQFENPSEVHIFFSAHGVPLSYVEEAGDPYQREIEECTELIMRTLNRPNAHTLAYQSRVGPVEWLRPYTEDAIAELAAQGVQDLLVVPISFVSEHIETLQEIDIEYREIAEEAGIHNFQRVPALNTHPVFINDLAEMVVDALNSPNLTLDQIARPSETTKIYPPERWEWGMTTAAEVWNGRLAMLGFLALLVELISGHGPLHSLGLL, encoded by the coding sequence ATGGGTCGTGTTGGGGTTTTGCTATTAAACCTGGGAGGGCCGGATCAGCTAGAGGATGTGCGCCCGTTCCTCTATAACCTGTTTTCCGACCCGGAAATTATTCGGCTGCCGTTTCCTTGGCTGCAAAAGCCATTGGCCTGGCTAATCGCCAATAGCCGCACCCGCAAGTCTCAGGAAAACTATCGCCAGATCGGCGGCGGCTCTCCGCTGCGCCGCATCACTGAGGAACAGGGGCAGGCGCTGCAAGCCGAGCTTCAGCAAAAAGGACAGGAGGCGCAAGTCTACATCGGGATGCGCTACTGGTATCCCTTTACTGAAGAGGCGATCGCCCGCATCAAGCGCGACGGTATTGATCGGCTGGTGATTCTGCCGCTTTACCCGCAGTTTTCCATTAGCACCAGCGGTTCCAGTTTCCGCCTGCTCGAAAAAATTTGGTCGGAAGATCCAACGCTACGACGGATTGACCACACGGTGATTCCGTCCTGGTACAAGCGCCCCGGCTACCTGCGGGCAATGGCCGACCTGATTGCTCAACAGCTTGACCAGTTTGAAAATCCCAGTGAGGTTCATATCTTCTTTAGCGCCCACGGCGTGCCGCTGAGCTATGTCGAAGAGGCGGGCGACCCCTACCAGCGCGAAATTGAGGAATGCACCGAGCTAATCATGCGGACGCTGAATCGCCCCAATGCTCACACGCTGGCTTATCAGAGCCGCGTCGGCCCGGTGGAGTGGCTGCGACCGTATACCGAAGATGCGATCGCCGAACTCGCTGCTCAGGGCGTTCAGGATCTCCTGGTCGTGCCCATCAGCTTTGTGTCGGAACACATCGAAACGCTGCAAGAAATCGACATCGAATACCGCGAGATTGCCGAAGAAGCGGGGATTCACAATTTTCAGCGAGTGCCTGCCCTCAACACCCATCCTGTGTTTATCAACGATCTGGCAGAGATGGTGGTTGATGCACTCAATTCACCCAACCTGACGCTAGACCAGATCGCCCGCCCTTCCGAAACCACCAAGATCTACCCGCCAGAGCGCTGGGAGTGGGGCATGACGACGGCTGCGGAGGTGTGGAATGGGCGACTGGCGATGCTGGGCTTCCTGGCGCTTCTGGTAGAGCTGATCAGCGGACATGGCCCGCTCCATTCTCTAGGACTGCTGTAA
- the tsaD gene encoding tRNA (adenosine(37)-N6)-threonylcarbamoyltransferase complex transferase subunit TsaD has translation MPTVLALETSCDETAVAVVRDRHLLSNVVSSQIQVHQQYGGVVPEVASRQHLEAMNWAIAQALTDSGLGWADIDGVAATCAPGLVGALLVGLTAAKTLAMLHNKPFIGVHHLEGHIYASYLSEPQLEPPFLCLLVSGGHTSLIYVKDCGQYETLGETRDDAAGEAFDKVARLMGLGYPGGPVIDRLAKDGNPQAFALPEGKISLPEGGYHPYDSSFSGLKTAMLRLTQSLQNSSKPLPVADLAASFQDTVARSLTKRVIACAKDYGLGAIAVGGGVAANSGLRLRLQEAAEAENLRVLFPPLKFCTDNAAMIACAAADHLKHGHTSPLTLGVQSRLPLSQVMSLYQ, from the coding sequence ATGCCAACGGTTTTAGCGTTAGAGACAAGTTGTGATGAAACCGCAGTGGCGGTGGTGCGCGATCGCCATCTGTTGAGCAATGTGGTGTCGTCACAAATCCAGGTTCACCAGCAGTATGGCGGTGTGGTGCCGGAGGTGGCCTCGCGGCAGCATCTGGAGGCAATGAACTGGGCGATCGCCCAGGCGTTGACCGATAGTGGGCTGGGCTGGGCAGACATCGACGGTGTGGCGGCCACCTGTGCGCCGGGGCTGGTGGGGGCGCTGCTGGTGGGGCTAACGGCTGCAAAAACGCTGGCCATGCTGCACAACAAGCCGTTTATTGGCGTGCATCATCTGGAAGGGCATATCTATGCCTCCTATCTCAGCGAACCGCAGCTAGAGCCGCCGTTTCTCTGTCTGCTAGTGTCGGGTGGGCATACGAGCCTGATCTACGTCAAAGATTGCGGCCAGTATGAAACGCTGGGCGAAACCCGCGACGATGCCGCTGGAGAAGCCTTTGATAAAGTGGCGCGGCTGATGGGGCTGGGCTATCCGGGCGGGCCAGTGATCGATCGTTTGGCAAAAGACGGCAATCCGCAGGCGTTTGCGCTGCCGGAGGGCAAAATTTCCCTGCCAGAGGGCGGCTATCATCCCTACGATTCCAGCTTTAGCGGCCTAAAGACGGCGATGCTGCGGCTGACCCAAAGTTTGCAAAACTCGTCTAAACCGCTGCCTGTAGCTGACCTGGCCGCCAGCTTTCAAGACACGGTGGCGCGATCGCTCACTAAACGGGTGATCGCCTGCGCCAAAGATTATGGACTGGGGGCGATCGCCGTTGGAGGCGGTGTGGCGGCCAACAGCGGCCTGCGGCTGAGGCTCCAGGAAGCGGCTGAGGCAGAAAATCTGCGCGTCCTCTTCCCACCGCTCAAGTTTTGCACCGACAACGCCGCCATGATCGCCTGCGCCGCTGCCGACCACCTGAAGCACGGGCACACCTCGCCGCTGACGCTGGGCGTGCAGTCTCGCTTGCCGCTGTCGCAGGTGATGTCGCTGTATCAGTAG
- the psaJ gene encoding photosystem I reaction center subunit IX, producing MQYFLKYLSTAPVLATIWMFITAGILIEFNRFFPDLLFHP from the coding sequence ATGCAGTATTTCTTGAAGTACCTCTCGACCGCCCCCGTGCTGGCAACGATCTGGATGTTCATCACGGCTGGCATTCTGATTGAGTTCAACCGCTTCTTCCCGGATCTGCTGTTCCACCCCTAG
- a CDS encoding tetratricopeptide repeat protein — protein MIKNLSGIASLGLIFWITVVPVAAQMPVQVRVAEASPEELLRLGHQAADRGNFREAIAAYTRALQQDPNLTAAYLHRGQAHHDVGNFDGAIADFEQALRLEPDNARAIYGRGEAQIDLGNPQTAIADLSQAIELDRGYAQAYGDRAVAYLMLGNLQNALQDFDQAIALNAQNADLHYNRGKVQTALGDWRGALSDYDQAIALNPNFAEAYGNRGLLRFEQGDRQAGLDDLQRALDLFQQQGNREGYHFTQTLIRQLEAVE, from the coding sequence ATGATCAAAAACCTGAGCGGGATTGCATCGCTGGGGCTAATTTTCTGGATAACGGTGGTGCCTGTGGCCGCCCAAATGCCCGTGCAGGTGCGAGTTGCCGAAGCTAGCCCAGAAGAATTGCTTCGGCTGGGGCATCAAGCAGCCGATCGCGGCAACTTCCGCGAGGCGATCGCCGCCTACACGCGGGCACTCCAGCAAGATCCCAACCTCACGGCCGCCTATCTGCATCGTGGGCAGGCACATCATGATGTGGGCAACTTTGACGGGGCGATCGCCGACTTTGAGCAAGCTCTCCGGCTAGAACCAGACAACGCCAGGGCTATCTATGGTCGCGGCGAGGCGCAGATCGATCTTGGCAACCCCCAAACTGCGATCGCCGATCTGAGTCAGGCAATCGAACTAGACCGCGGCTATGCCCAAGCCTATGGCGATCGCGCTGTGGCTTACCTGATGTTAGGTAATCTTCAAAATGCCCTGCAAGACTTTGACCAGGCTATTGCGCTCAATGCCCAAAACGCAGACTTGCACTACAACCGGGGCAAGGTGCAAACAGCGCTGGGAGATTGGCGTGGGGCACTGAGCGATTATGATCAGGCGATCGCCCTGAATCCCAATTTTGCTGAAGCCTACGGCAATCGTGGGCTGCTGCGGTTTGAGCAGGGCGATCGCCAGGCCGGACTAGACGACCTCCAACGAGCGCTAGACCTCTTCCAGCAGCAGGGCAACCGGGAAGGCTATCACTTTACCCAAACGCTAATTCGCCAACTAGAAGCAGTAGAGTAG
- a CDS encoding YnfA family protein has translation MLQSLGFFILSGLCEIGGGYLVWLAVREGRPSVLILVGTVLLTVYGFVATQQPANFGRAYAAYGGVFIVLSLLWGWQVDGLAPDRLDWLGSAIVLLGVCVMMYAPRS, from the coding sequence ATGCTGCAATCTCTAGGTTTTTTCATTCTGTCAGGGCTGTGCGAAATTGGCGGCGGCTATCTGGTTTGGCTGGCCGTGCGCGAAGGCAGGCCATCGGTGCTGATTTTGGTGGGCACGGTGCTGCTGACGGTGTATGGCTTTGTGGCAACGCAGCAGCCTGCGAATTTTGGACGGGCCTATGCGGCCTATGGCGGCGTGTTCATCGTGCTGTCGCTGCTGTGGGGCTGGCAGGTCGATGGTCTTGCTCCCGATCGATTGGACTGGCTGGGCAGCGCCATTGTGCTGTTGGGCGTTTGCGTGATGATGTATGCGCCGCGTTCTTAG
- a CDS encoding MBL fold metallo-hydrolase, whose translation MQIDPQTFTVKFWGVRGSVPTPGVEMVRYGGNTPCVEMQVAGRRIIFDGGTGLRLLGKHLRDEMPVEAHLFFTHTHWDRIQGFPFFAPAFVSGNCFYIYGAAGPNGASIKQRLSDQMLRPNFPVPLQVMQADLKFVDIVPGSVIPIEDVTVEAVSLNRPNGALGYRVTWGGYSVVYATDTERSPDSVEQNLKYLAQDADLLIYDAAYISDHALVDPEAATGEQNHGWQSGIDLAIAARVKQVIMFHHDPAHEDDFLDTIEQDVQSRYPNVKLAREGMVLDVTQFRNDCLA comes from the coding sequence ATGCAGATAGACCCCCAAACCTTTACGGTTAAATTTTGGGGCGTTCGCGGCAGTGTGCCCACGCCAGGTGTTGAGATGGTGCGTTATGGAGGCAATACGCCCTGCGTAGAGATGCAAGTCGCTGGGCGGCGAATTATTTTCGACGGAGGGACGGGACTGCGCCTGCTGGGCAAGCATCTGCGCGATGAAATGCCCGTCGAAGCGCACCTGTTTTTTACCCACACGCACTGGGATCGTATCCAGGGATTTCCGTTTTTTGCGCCCGCATTTGTATCAGGAAATTGCTTTTATATCTATGGGGCGGCTGGCCCGAATGGCGCATCCATCAAGCAGCGCCTCTCAGACCAAATGCTGCGCCCCAATTTTCCCGTGCCGTTGCAGGTGATGCAGGCGGATCTCAAGTTTGTAGATATCGTGCCGGGGTCGGTGATTCCAATTGAGGATGTGACGGTGGAGGCAGTGTCGCTGAACCGCCCGAACGGAGCGCTGGGATATCGCGTCACCTGGGGCGGCTATTCGGTGGTCTATGCCACAGATACCGAGCGATCGCCCGATTCGGTAGAGCAAAACCTGAAATATCTGGCGCAGGATGCTGACCTGCTGATTTACGACGCAGCCTACATCAGCGATCACGCCCTGGTTGACCCCGAAGCAGCCACCGGAGAACAGAACCACGGCTGGCAGTCAGGAATCGATCTGGCGATCGCCGCCAGGGTTAAACAGGTCATTATGTTCCATCACGACCCAGCCCACGAGGACGATTTTCTAGACACCATCGAGCAAGACGTACAGTCTCGCTATCCCAACGTAAAACTAGCCCGCGAGGGCATGGTGCTAGACGTGACGCAGTTCAGAAATGATTGCTTGGCGTAG